Proteins encoded together in one Terriglobus saanensis SP1PR4 window:
- a CDS encoding glutaminase family protein, protein MKQFLLLAVAVTFSVGHVVAQNERAPATPLIAFDPYFSVWSMTDKLTDQGTKHWTGSDQPMRGLLRVDGKVYRWMGRDPREAAAMEQKSLTIAPLHTIYTFEAGGVRLTATFLTPSIPTDLDLLAQPVTYLTWKVASTDGQHHSTEIYLGIDARIAVNSSDQQVTWSSAHTTGLRVLSVGSRDQQTLNRSGDNLRADWGYFHLAVPDDELATLAAASTEKNTDGFPSSKDDDMEMPQTAGNAPLLSVTFPIDLVGPETAERHVLLSFTQDYAIEYLDRKLRAYWRHNGEPVPQMLASAERNYPAIETRSAKFDADLMSDMEKAGGPVYARLTALAFRQTLAANGLATDVDGTPLQFPKENFSNGCISTVDVLYPASPFFLFFSPTLLEAQLKPVMAYSALPRWKWPFAPHDLGQYPLANGQVYGGGERTEEDQMPVEESGNMLIMIAAMGRAQGDMHFAKEYWPILTKWAEYLRAKGLDPENQLSTDDFAGHLAHNANLSIKAIDALGAYADMARALGRNDIARDYSRAAKDMATKWETMAKEGDHYKLAFDSANTWSQKYNLVWDRLLSLNLFPPRVRQTELTYYATKLQTYGLPLDSRKDYTKLDWQLWTATLSTDRAQFDALVTPLGKWLDETPTRVPLTDWYDTRTGKQEGFQARSVVGGLYIKALSDDVLAKKWRTRTE, encoded by the coding sequence TTGAAACAATTTCTTTTGCTTGCTGTTGCTGTCACTTTCTCTGTGGGCCACGTCGTAGCCCAGAACGAACGCGCACCCGCAACGCCTCTCATCGCGTTCGATCCATACTTCAGCGTCTGGTCGATGACGGACAAACTGACTGACCAGGGCACAAAGCACTGGACCGGTAGCGACCAGCCCATGCGCGGCCTGCTGCGTGTGGACGGCAAGGTCTATCGCTGGATGGGACGCGACCCACGCGAAGCCGCAGCGATGGAACAGAAGTCGTTGACCATTGCTCCGCTCCACACCATCTACACCTTTGAAGCCGGTGGCGTTCGCCTGACGGCGACGTTCCTAACGCCGTCCATCCCGACAGATCTCGATCTGCTGGCGCAGCCGGTGACGTATCTCACGTGGAAGGTTGCGTCGACCGACGGACAGCATCACTCGACGGAGATTTATCTCGGCATCGATGCGCGCATCGCCGTGAACAGCAGTGATCAGCAGGTGACGTGGAGCTCCGCCCATACCACTGGACTGCGTGTCCTGAGCGTGGGTTCGCGAGACCAGCAGACGCTCAACCGCTCGGGCGACAATCTTCGCGCGGACTGGGGCTATTTTCATCTTGCCGTTCCGGATGACGAATTAGCCACCCTTGCGGCTGCCTCCACGGAAAAAAATACAGACGGCTTTCCTTCTTCCAAAGACGACGATATGGAAATGCCGCAGACCGCTGGCAATGCGCCGCTGCTTTCGGTCACCTTCCCCATCGACCTCGTAGGACCGGAGACAGCGGAACGCCACGTCCTGCTCTCCTTCACGCAGGACTACGCCATCGAATATCTCGACCGCAAGCTGCGTGCGTACTGGCGGCATAACGGAGAGCCCGTTCCGCAGATGCTCGCCTCCGCAGAACGCAACTACCCTGCCATCGAAACGCGGTCGGCGAAGTTTGACGCGGACCTGATGTCCGACATGGAGAAGGCGGGCGGCCCGGTGTACGCGCGCCTGACCGCGCTCGCGTTCCGGCAGACGCTGGCAGCAAACGGTCTCGCCACCGATGTCGACGGAACGCCGCTGCAGTTTCCTAAGGAGAACTTCTCCAACGGCTGCATCTCAACGGTGGACGTACTCTATCCCGCCTCGCCCTTCTTCCTCTTCTTCAGCCCCACGCTGCTGGAAGCACAGCTCAAGCCGGTGATGGCCTACTCTGCTCTGCCGCGCTGGAAGTGGCCCTTTGCGCCGCATGATCTCGGCCAGTATCCGCTGGCCAACGGACAGGTCTACGGCGGTGGCGAACGGACCGAAGAGGACCAGATGCCGGTGGAAGAGAGCGGCAACATGCTCATCATGATCGCCGCCATGGGACGCGCGCAGGGCGATATGCACTTTGCCAAAGAGTACTGGCCGATCCTGACCAAGTGGGCAGAGTATCTCCGCGCCAAGGGTCTCGACCCGGAGAACCAGCTCAGCACAGACGACTTCGCTGGACATCTCGCGCACAACGCCAACCTTTCTATCAAAGCCATTGACGCCCTCGGTGCGTACGCCGATATGGCGCGTGCCCTGGGCCGCAACGACATAGCGCGTGATTACAGCCGCGCCGCGAAGGACATGGCCACCAAGTGGGAGACGATGGCGAAGGAGGGAGACCACTACAAGCTCGCCTTTGATTCCGCCAACACCTGGAGCCAGAAGTACAACCTCGTATGGGACCGCCTGTTGTCGCTCAACCTCTTCCCGCCGCGCGTGCGCCAGACCGAGCTGACGTACTATGCGACGAAGCTGCAAACCTACGGCCTTCCTCTGGACAGCCGGAAGGATTACACCAAGCTGGACTGGCAGCTTTGGACGGCGACTCTGAGCACGGATCGCGCGCAGTTTGACGCGCTGGTGACGCCGTTGGGCAAGTGGCTGGACGAGACGCCGACGCGCGTTCCGCTCACCGATTGGTACGACACACGAACG